A stretch of the Esox lucius isolate fEsoLuc1 chromosome 2, fEsoLuc1.pri, whole genome shotgun sequence genome encodes the following:
- the gcshb gene encoding glycine cleavage system protein H (aminomethyl carrier), b, translating into MAMRVALRCITANFSTILLQISRPVQIPAHRLLWKANTERTLSTASRLNTALKFTDKHEWVQVEGGVGTVGISNFAQEALGDVVYCGLPEVGQKLEQMEEFGALESVKAASELYSPLTGEVTEINTKLADNPGLVNKSCYEEGWLIKMTIDNPVEVDGLMDEDRYETFIKSLE; encoded by the exons ATGGCGATGAGGGTAGCGCTCCGATGCATTACTGCAAACTTTTCCACAATACTGCTTCAGATTTCTCGACCTGTACAGATACCCGCTCATCGGCTGTTATGGAAGGCTAACACCGAACGGACACTGAGCACGGCCTCGCGACTTAACACAG CTCTCAAATTCACAGACAAGCATGAGTGGGTACAAGTAGAGGGTGGAGTTGGCACAGTTGGCATTAGCAATTTTGCTCAG gaagcattgggtgatgTGGTATACTGTGGACTTCCTGAGGTAGGGCAAAAACTTGAACAAATGG aggAGTTTGGTGCTTTGGAAAGTGTAAAGGCTGCTAGTGAGCTATACTCTCCTCTGACTGGAGAGGTAACTGAAATCAACACAAAGCTGGCAGACAACCCTGGACTGGTAAATAAATCCTGCTACGAGGAGG gCTGGCTAataaagatgaccattgacaacCCTGTAGAGGTTGATGGCCTGATGGATGAAGACCGCTATGAAACATTTATCAAATCACTTGAGTAG